One part of the Parabacteroides distasonis ATCC 8503 genome encodes these proteins:
- a CDS encoding outer membrane beta-barrel protein codes for MKQIIMAALLISFSWGIRAQQLQIRGKVIDLSDKSPLEFANITLQTADSAFITGTTTDSKGLFRIEKVKAGDYQVSVSSIGYKTSVVSVLGLSQPIDLGTISLASSSISLDEVTVNASAIRNTADRKITFPTSEQKAASSNGINLLNALMLPRLEVDPIRNSVSLPNEGTIQFCINGIKVELSDIRGLSPQEVIRVEYHDNPGLRYGNASVVLDYIVRRETSGGSVNLDLSNSPTTSFGDDQVSTKFNHKKSEFGLQYAVRYRNPYHIWTEGVETFRFESGETMERTSEGLPRGMSETAHNLSLNYNLVDNDHYYFNATLRYFLSDEDKGGGKNLYTNNNPEDKTYAWNPNSNSTKRPSLDLYYQRSLPHKQTLILNMVGTYIHTNANQMYQEWKNDILLSDILSNVDGDKYSIIGEGIYERQFEAGRLGGGLKHTQSWTDNTYSGTVGGRTKMKQSETYLYTEFSGRVKKLNYTAGIGVSRSWFKQEGEEDYQYYTFRPKVSLQYNFTDNMYFRVNGSVNNVSPSLSELSAIEQYIDTLQIRRGNPYLKPYKSYDMQANYLYKKGIFTGDLNFYYSNSPDQIMEEVIRENNKFIRITDNQKGWQKLSGDLTLRVGPIIKRIISLSVTGGVNRYISEGNSYSHTYNNWYYRASVMAMYKKFMAMFQIQSSYNTFVGELLHGGENIHMFMFRYNQGKFAVGAGLMMPFSSQYKRVEENRNAYAPSRTNMYANDFSRMLMLTFSWNFDFGRKFKEANKKLWNSDEDSGIMR; via the coding sequence ATGAAACAAATCATTATGGCGGCCCTTCTTATATCTTTTTCTTGGGGTATCCGGGCACAGCAATTACAGATCAGGGGGAAAGTCATTGATCTATCCGACAAGTCTCCTCTTGAGTTTGCGAATATCACGCTTCAAACAGCCGATTCCGCATTTATCACAGGGACGACGACGGATAGTAAAGGACTTTTCCGGATCGAGAAAGTCAAGGCCGGAGATTATCAAGTATCTGTTTCCTCCATAGGTTACAAGACCTCGGTAGTCTCCGTGCTGGGACTTTCCCAGCCTATAGATCTCGGTACGATCTCATTGGCATCCTCCTCTATATCCTTAGATGAAGTCACGGTCAACGCTTCCGCTATCCGCAATACGGCGGACCGTAAGATCACGTTCCCTACCTCTGAGCAAAAAGCGGCTTCCAGCAATGGCATCAACCTATTGAACGCCTTGATGCTTCCTCGTTTGGAAGTAGACCCGATTCGGAATAGCGTATCGCTACCGAATGAAGGGACTATTCAATTCTGCATCAACGGTATCAAGGTGGAGCTATCCGATATCCGGGGCTTATCGCCACAGGAGGTAATCCGGGTAGAATATCATGATAATCCGGGCTTACGTTACGGTAACGCCTCTGTCGTACTCGACTACATTGTCCGGAGGGAAACTAGCGGCGGTTCTGTCAATCTGGATCTTAGTAATTCACCGACCACCTCTTTTGGAGACGATCAGGTATCGACGAAGTTCAATCATAAGAAATCGGAGTTCGGATTGCAATACGCCGTCCGTTACCGGAATCCGTATCATATCTGGACGGAAGGAGTCGAGACCTTCCGCTTTGAGAGTGGCGAGACGATGGAACGTACCTCGGAAGGTCTGCCAAGAGGAATGTCCGAGACCGCTCATAACCTCTCTCTTAATTATAATCTGGTAGATAACGACCATTATTATTTCAATGCTACGCTACGCTATTTCTTATCAGACGAGGATAAAGGTGGCGGCAAGAACCTGTATACCAACAATAATCCCGAGGATAAGACATACGCTTGGAATCCAAATAGCAACTCTACCAAACGTCCTTCCCTCGACCTTTATTACCAACGCTCCTTACCACATAAGCAGACATTGATACTTAATATGGTAGGTACGTACATACATACGAACGCAAACCAAATGTATCAAGAATGGAAAAACGATATCCTCTTATCGGATATCTTGTCGAACGTGGACGGAGACAAATATTCCATCATCGGCGAGGGAATCTACGAACGGCAATTCGAGGCCGGTCGATTGGGAGGAGGATTGAAACACACCCAATCGTGGACGGATAACACCTACAGCGGAACGGTTGGAGGACGAACCAAGATGAAACAGTCGGAGACGTATCTCTATACGGAATTCAGCGGACGTGTCAAGAAGTTGAATTATACCGCCGGAATAGGTGTCTCCCGCTCATGGTTCAAGCAAGAAGGCGAGGAAGATTATCAATATTATACGTTCCGCCCAAAGGTATCCTTACAATATAACTTTACGGATAATATGTATTTCCGGGTAAACGGTAGCGTAAATAATGTCTCACCTAGCCTATCGGAACTAAGCGCCATCGAGCAATATATCGATACGCTACAGATACGCCGGGGAAATCCTTATCTGAAACCCTATAAGAGTTATGACATGCAAGCCAATTATCTATATAAAAAAGGAATATTCACCGGAGACTTAAACTTTTATTACAGTAATAGCCCGGACCAGATCATGGAGGAAGTGATACGAGAAAATAATAAGTTCATTCGCATTACCGATAACCAAAAAGGATGGCAGAAACTAAGCGGTGACTTGACATTACGTGTCGGCCCTATCATCAAGCGGATCATAAGCCTATCCGTGACAGGTGGAGTCAATCGTTATATCAGCGAAGGAAATAGTTACTCGCATACCTATAACAATTGGTATTACCGGGCTTCCGTCATGGCTATGTACAAGAAATTCATGGCTATGTTCCAGATACAAAGTAGCTATAATACGTTTGTCGGCGAATTATTGCATGGCGGCGAGAATATCCATATGTTTATGTTCCGGTACAATCAAGGTAAATTCGCCGTTGGAGCCGGATTGATGATGCCTTTCTCCAGCCAGTACAAACGGGTAGAGGAAAATCGGAACGCTTACGCTCCCAGCCGTACGAACATGTACGCGAACGACTTCAGCCGAATGTTGATGCTAACCTTCTCTTGGAATTTTGACTTCGGCCGCAAGTTCAAGGAGGCCAATAAGAAACTTTGGAATAGTGACGAGGATTCGGGTATCATGCGATGA
- the serB gene encoding phosphoserine phosphatase SerB: MAQNDEIILININGADRPGVTAALTEILAKNNAVILDIGQADIHNHLSLGILFQSTEGNSGDILKELLFKSYELDVNIRFNPITEQEYSKWVGMQGKNRYIITILSRKLTAKQIAGVSRIVAEQDMNIDDIKRLTGRIPLDENARTPKASVEFSVRGTPKNKECMKAEFMKLSTELEMDISFQEDSMYRRMRRLICFDMDSTLIETEVIDELAIRAGVGDQVKAITEAAMRGEIDFCESFRQRCALLKGLDVSVMQEIAENLPITEGVDRLMRILKKVGFKIAILSGGFTYFGNFLKQKYNIDYVYANELEIENGKLTGNHVGDIVDGKRKAELLRLIAQVENVDIRQTVAVGDGANDLPMISIAGLGIAFHAKPKVKATAKQSISTIGLDGILYFLGYKDSYLDEQM, translated from the coding sequence ATGGCACAAAACGACGAAATAATACTGATAAATATCAATGGAGCGGATCGTCCGGGTGTAACGGCGGCTCTTACGGAGATTCTAGCCAAGAACAACGCTGTTATCCTCGATATCGGTCAAGCGGATATCCATAACCATTTATCATTGGGTATCTTGTTTCAAAGCACGGAAGGAAATTCCGGCGATATATTGAAAGAACTACTGTTCAAGAGTTACGAATTAGACGTCAATATCCGTTTCAATCCCATTACAGAGCAAGAATATAGTAAATGGGTAGGTATGCAGGGCAAGAACCGATATATCATCACGATATTAAGCCGAAAGCTTACAGCCAAGCAAATCGCGGGTGTTTCCCGGATCGTAGCGGAGCAAGATATGAATATTGATGATATCAAGCGGCTCACGGGACGTATCCCGTTGGACGAGAATGCCCGTACCCCCAAGGCGAGCGTGGAGTTTTCCGTACGTGGTACCCCGAAAAACAAGGAGTGCATGAAAGCGGAGTTCATGAAACTTTCCACGGAGCTTGAGATGGATATCTCTTTCCAAGAGGATAGCATGTATCGCCGTATGCGCCGTCTGATTTGTTTCGATATGGACTCTACCTTGATAGAGACGGAGGTTATCGACGAGTTGGCGATACGTGCCGGAGTTGGCGATCAAGTAAAAGCGATTACAGAGGCAGCCATGCGTGGAGAGATCGATTTCTGCGAGAGCTTCCGCCAGCGTTGTGCCTTATTAAAGGGGTTGGACGTATCCGTGATGCAGGAGATCGCCGAGAATCTACCGATCACAGAAGGTGTAGACCGTTTGATGCGTATCTTGAAAAAGGTGGGCTTCAAGATCGCTATCCTTTCCGGAGGTTTCACTTATTTCGGTAATTTCCTTAAACAAAAATATAATATCGACTATGTATACGCCAACGAGCTTGAGATCGAGAATGGCAAGCTAACGGGTAATCATGTGGGCGATATCGTAGATGGGAAGCGGAAAGCGGAATTATTACGCCTGATCGCGCAAGTGGAGAACGTGGATATTCGCCAGACCGTAGCGGTTGGCGACGGGGCGAACGACTTGCCGATGATTAGTATCGCCGGTCTAGGTATCGCCTTCCATGCCAAACCGAAGGTAAAGGCGACCGCCAAGCAATCTATCTCTACGATTGGCCTCGATGGTATCTTATATTTCCTTGGATACAAGGATTCGTATTTGGATGAACAGATGTAA
- a CDS encoding Dabb family protein: MIRHIVMFKLKEFQTPAEKQAKMQEIKDKLEALINKIDVLKMIRVDFNCNPAETWDIILTTELPTLEDVNTYANHPEHVAVAKGIIGPVKADRACVDYEIL; the protein is encoded by the coding sequence ATGATCAGACATATTGTAATGTTTAAGTTGAAGGAGTTTCAAACTCCGGCTGAGAAGCAAGCCAAAATGCAAGAAATTAAGGATAAACTGGAAGCCTTAATCAATAAGATAGACGTATTGAAAATGATCCGTGTAGATTTTAATTGTAATCCGGCGGAGACTTGGGATATTATTTTAACTACTGAATTGCCTACCTTGGAAGATGTAAATACGTACGCTAATCATCCGGAACATGTAGCGGTCGCTAAAGGAATTATTGGCCCGGTAAAGGCGGACAGAGCTTGTGTTGACTATGAAATCCTTTGA
- a CDS encoding C-GCAxxG-C-C family protein, with protein MKSFDIEERVNQAVHNFESGYNCAQSVFLAYSDVFELDLELAKKMSVSFGGGVGRMREVCGTVNAMAMLAGFKYPVFDPLDQEARARNYGMVQKMAALFKEKHGTIICRSLLPPEETSTNPSPSARTQQYYAKRPCGKYVKEAARIAGHMLKGELE; from the coding sequence ATGAAATCCTTTGATATAGAGGAGCGTGTGAACCAAGCGGTCCACAACTTCGAGTCCGGATATAATTGTGCTCAATCTGTATTCCTCGCTTATTCGGATGTCTTCGAGTTGGATTTAGAGCTGGCGAAAAAGATGTCTGTATCTTTTGGAGGAGGTGTCGGACGCATGCGTGAGGTTTGTGGTACCGTAAACGCAATGGCGATGTTAGCCGGATTTAAGTATCCGGTATTTGATCCGCTAGATCAAGAGGCGCGTGCCCGCAACTATGGCATGGTACAAAAAATGGCGGCTTTATTCAAGGAGAAGCATGGGACGATCATTTGCCGTAGCCTTCTTCCTCCGGAAGAGACATCGACGAATCCCTCTCCTTCCGCACGCACGCAACAGTATTATGCCAAACGTCCTTGCGGTAAATACGTTAAGGAAGCGGCTCGTATCGCCGGGCATATGCTAAAGGGTGAACTTGAATAA
- a CDS encoding MgtC/SapB family protein, giving the protein MLEHLNDILENTQITASTAAVRLAISFVLGAIIGVERQFRRRDAGMRTFTLICMGSAAAMLISIWIPQTYPNFLNGDPGRIAAQVLTGIGFLGAGAIIQSHGSVHGLTTAACIWVMAVVGLAAGAGMFLAASITTAFTLFVLVSLERLERRMYLDGVNKILTINCSTSTPDLKGIRKILENRSIFIVSLSYEHNYDKNTSTITYKVNVKSKSSYSELFTEIRKLGYISQIRLLA; this is encoded by the coding sequence ATGCTGGAACATTTGAACGATATTTTAGAGAATACTCAGATAACGGCCTCGACCGCCGCCGTACGATTAGCTATCAGCTTCGTGCTTGGCGCTATTATTGGTGTAGAAAGACAATTTCGCCGTAGGGACGCTGGTATGCGGACCTTTACCTTGATCTGTATGGGATCTGCCGCCGCCATGTTGATATCTATCTGGATACCACAAACCTATCCGAATTTCTTGAATGGAGATCCGGGGCGTATCGCCGCCCAAGTCCTTACAGGTATTGGTTTCTTGGGAGCAGGAGCTATTATTCAAAGTCATGGAAGCGTGCATGGACTCACTACGGCGGCTTGTATTTGGGTAATGGCTGTAGTCGGTTTGGCCGCTGGTGCCGGCATGTTCTTGGCCGCTTCTATCACTACGGCATTTACCTTGTTCGTATTGGTTTCTTTAGAAAGGCTGGAGCGACGTATGTATTTGGATGGTGTTAATAAAATACTTACGATAAATTGCTCAACCTCGACTCCCGATCTTAAAGGTATCCGGAAAATCTTGGAAAATAGGAGCATATTTATCGTAAGTCTTTCTTATGAGCATAATTACGACAAGAATACGTCGACAATTACCTATAAAGTCAATGTGAAATCCAAGTCCTCTTACAGTGAGTTATTCACTGAGATTCGAAAACTTGGTTATATTTCACAAATACGTCTTCTAGCTTGA
- a CDS encoding exodeoxyribonuclease III: protein MKIITYNTNGLRAAVGKGLPEWLAQEQPDVLCIQETKLQPDQFPSETFETLGYKSYLFSAQKKGYSGVAILTKQEPDHIEYGMGIEKYDNEGRFLRADFGDVSIVSVYHPSGTSGDERQDFKMIWLEDFQKYVVELQKSRPNLILCGDYNICHEPIDIHDPIRNAKNSGFLPEEREWMTRFLSAGFTDTFRFLNPDKQEYTWWSYRFNSRSKNKGWRIDYCMVSDNMKPKVKAAYILNDAVHSDHCPAVLEIE, encoded by the coding sequence TTGAAAATAATAACGTACAATACAAATGGATTAAGGGCTGCCGTAGGTAAAGGCTTGCCCGAATGGTTGGCTCAAGAACAGCCGGACGTGTTATGTATCCAAGAGACAAAGTTGCAACCAGACCAGTTCCCGTCAGAAACATTCGAGACTTTAGGATATAAGTCTTATTTGTTTAGTGCCCAAAAGAAGGGATATAGTGGCGTGGCCATTCTTACGAAACAGGAACCGGATCATATCGAGTATGGAATGGGGATCGAGAAGTATGATAATGAGGGACGTTTCCTCCGTGCTGATTTCGGGGATGTATCGATCGTAAGTGTCTATCATCCTTCCGGGACTAGTGGGGATGAACGGCAGGATTTTAAGATGATATGGCTGGAAGATTTCCAGAAATATGTCGTTGAGTTACAGAAATCCCGTCCGAACTTAATTCTCTGTGGCGATTACAACATTTGCCACGAGCCGATAGATATTCATGATCCGATCAGGAACGCAAAGAACAGTGGTTTCCTTCCGGAAGAACGGGAATGGATGACTCGCTTCTTATCCGCAGGTTTTACGGATACATTTCGCTTCTTGAACCCGGATAAGCAAGAATATACATGGTGGAGTTATCGCTTCAATTCCAGATCTAAAAATAAAGGATGGCGTATTGATTATTGTATGGTTAGCGACAATATGAAGCCGAAAGTTAAAGCCGCTTATATATTAAACGATGCCGTACATTCTGATCATTGTCCGGCCGTATTAGAGATCGAATAA